GAGGATTCAGCATTATCAAAAACACAGGTCCTAAAAAAACTGTCTTGGGAATATTAAAATGAGTTTGGATCTAAATTTTTTGAGGACTTTAATACATATTCATCTCTGATTTCCAATACCTTGGGCTTATCTTGGTCGACCGCAATATGAATAATGCCGAGATAATCGGCCACCACGCTAAAGGCAAAGACCGCCGCGAACAATACAATCAATTTTTTAATCATGTCGCACCTCTTAAGTTGCCGTCTATTATTCTGAACTTCACTAACATATTATGACTATTCAATCACAAAATGGGCGCGCCGGTTCAAACGCCAAGCACCTTCGTTATGACCGGCGGCAAAAGAACGCTCTTCGCCATAACTGACAGTCGAAAACCGTCCAGCTGAAATTCCCAGGTCCATTAGAAAGGCTTTGGCAGCCTGGACGCGTCTTTCTCCCAGCGCAAGATTATACGATCCTGTTCCCCGTTCATCGCAATGTCCTTGGATAATGAATGAAACATCCGGATTATCGGTGAGCCATTGTGCTTTTCGCTTTAAGCGGTTTTGTGCGACGGCCGTTAAAATCGAACTGTCAAAGTCAAACAGGACCAGTTCATTTAAAAAAGTTCTCTTTCCGGCCTTTTCATGGCGCCGGGTGTCTTCTGGTTGGTGACGCTGCTCGGCTTTAATACGTTTTTCTTCAGGGATTTGCGATTCCGCTGACGAACTTCCGCTATCTTTAACTTCCTTCTGATTGGCTTCCACTGTTTGTGTCGCTTCAACCGCCGTTGTGGTTTTTTCGCTTTTACTGACGGACGGTTCAGACATAACCGTTTTCTTGGTGCAGGAAACTGTAATTAATATCCCCATAACAAAGACCATCATCATAATGCCGATGAATATTTTTATTTTCATCTCT
The window above is part of the Desulfobacterales bacterium genome. Proteins encoded here:
- a CDS encoding OmpA family protein; this encodes MKIKIFIGIMMMVFVMGILITVSCTKKTVMSEPSVSKSEKTTTAVEATQTVEANQKEVKDSGSSSAESQIPEEKRIKAEQRHQPEDTRRHEKAGKRTFLNELVLFDFDSSILTAVAQNRLKRKAQWLTDNPDVSFIIQGHCDERGTGSYNLALGERRVQAAKAFLMDLGISAGRFSTVSYGEERSFAAGHNEGAWRLNRRAHFVIE